The DNA region TCGAGATGGGAAGGTTGGCCGTTCAGAACAACGACGACTGGGATATGGTGCGACCAGCTGTAAGTCTGGGGGACATTTCAACGACCTTAAAGAGCCCTAAAAAGGATGAATTAATAGACAAGCAAGTGTCAAGGCAAGTGAGTGACGAAATTAAACCCACGCAAGTGATGAACAGTGAGTCAGTTCCAACCACCGGATTTAGATCTGCTGCTTATTCGGCTGGCCTGCAGAAACTGCAGGAAATGAGGAAAAGTCTGGTGCAGAAATCGATGGCATCGCATGACTTGGACGATGATTACGAAGTGACCTCACCTCCCCTTTCAAAACAGTCAAGTTTAGAAAGCACCCTCACAGCGAAGGAATTCCGAACGAAAACGTCCTCTTCATGTACCCTGAAGGCCGAGAGTTTAGATGCTCATGACGACCAGGTGGATTCAGTGTTTCCGGCAGAAGAAGGAGAGAAGTCTGCGCTGTCTAAAGCATTAGGGCCAAGAAGTCATGTATCATTTAGTGATCTGAAAATACCCGAGGTAAGCATGAAAAATATCACCAATTGCAATTCAAACTTAAAGATCAAACTTGTAAAGGTAAAAGTCACCAAAGGTCATTCATaatatagatatttatatttatgcatgtttatGAAATAGTTTAGGATTTGTTTTTAGGGAAATTTGTTTTCTGAAAAATGTTTAGCAAGGAACATTATCATAGGAAAAATTGgatgtaaaattgaaaatcagGTTCGAATCAATTCATGGTTACTCAGCATTCAATATGAAGATGTTGCATCTTATTCATTTTGTTGGTTAATGTATTAGACTATCAGTAGTTTATAATTCACTGCCTTCTTCAAAAAGTGTTTTATGTATGTAGACCTTATTTTCCCCTCCAATAAATCTGATGCTATCAGCAGCCATTACTCCTTTGGTCCCATCTTTTAGAGGACATGTCGACCTGCTGTTTTCGATCGTGTAGTCATAGTGTTTTTCTTCTAATTTGATCACAAGCAAAATCAGTGCATTAAGTTGTAAACTTCTCATTTGATCAGCCATTTGACCTAGTTGTAAAGACAAGGTTTTTGACCTGATATTGAAAGGGAACAAAAAAAAAGCTGACTATCAGCATTTTTGATGAGAAGTGCACATTTATTACAAACCCTCACATTAAAATGAGAGAAATCGTTCACTTTAATTTTGAAAGATTGACGAATGTGATACCTGAAATCTGAAAGATAAAAAGGATGAAACTTAAATGAATTATGtgtatatagataaaaataatttttttttttagatgtagtcacatgataaaaaaaaaatgaattacattttttaactaatAAGTTTTTCACCTGTTCTGTTTGTAGCTGATGTTGAATGCTGGTTCATTCCCGATCAGCGACAAAGAAACCTTAGGTAAGAAAACCAAGGTTGGCTGCGGCAGGTTGAAAACTTTATACAGTCAATGAATTATGCATTTGCTACAGGCTCTTGTTCTAAAATAAGCCTGATTTGCTTGGAAAAGCAATTTTGGAAGAAATCTAGGATAAATTTAGCCCCCCAAATCATAAATTAACTGTGTAACTGTGGGGGAGGGATGCTGATGGCCAATAGTTACTTGTACATGGTGCAGCTTGAAGGGCCTAAGGGGGCCAGATTTTTCTCATCAGAGAGATGAAAGCTAGAACATCCAGACTGCTTTTTTCAGCACTTTTATGTAAATGGTGATAAAAATGAGTATTTAAGGTTGAAGGTTTCATAAAAGTACAACTGTTTTTCCATTTGagtattaaaatgaatattgtcTGAGGGAGGTTTCTATAAGtctggatgtaattagaattgaTAACCTTTTTAGTATtgttaattaatgttaaaataaggaaacaaataaaacattacaAACATATATCCTTACCCACCTAATATTTTCAGAATACATACACTTGTAAATGAACATTGTCCAGTATATAGCCCTATAGGGACACTTAACAGGTGACCCTTAACCCCCCTTACAAAGGTAAATATGTGAACTCCAGTTCACAGCTCAGGTGAAATCCAAGATCAGCACGTGTACCTGAGTAATGAGgaaaaattcattttccatTTAGCAGCAATAAATCTGAAAGATTGAACCTACTTTTATGATAGAGGTGTGTTTACGGTAGATTGTCATTCTTAATATCTGCAAAGGGTCTGTGTAGTGTTGACTTCTAGGGTGAGATTTAATAAGTTGGACTATGTTGTAACAGGTGGCATGGGTCGAATGGAGAGTATCCAATCGGACAGCAGCGGCTTTGCTGAGGGGGACACAATCACCGACCACCAGGCGAGGGATGCTGAAGACAGGGTGGGTAGAGATTTAGCTTACCTGAGCAAGTCTATTCTTATACCCATTTAACAAACCCCTCATATATGTAATACACTGTATCAATCTCTGAGTAACAGTGTAGatattcatcttttaaaattggACAAATTGTACAAGGGGAACACTTGCCACTTTGCTGtaagttttgaaattatttcaCATCTTTAACATTTATGATACATATAGGTTATAGCCCCACCCAAAGTGTCTTGCTAGTATTTcatgttaacataaaatgatttaaaaaaaaaaatcttttcatctGTTCAGATACTAAGCTTGTAGAATGTGTCGAACTGACATCATAGATAGtctgtataatattgtatgacGACTTTTGTAGGTGTCCAGTTTGGGGAGTAGTGCAGAGAGTGACCAGACCTCCAGGAGTAACGTTACAGTCATAGACAGCCACAATCAACAATCTAGTCAACGGAAAACTTCCATCTCAAAGGATAAGACCAAAACCAAAGTGGAAAAAGTGGACATAGCTGTGGAAACGGAACCCATCCATCAATCAGTGGATTCTGGCATTGAGCCAATGGCTCCATCAATTACTTATCATCTGCATCAGAGAGAGGACACAGCGTTGTCTGCTGAGGAAGGAGGCAATGAAAAATCTGTTGTGTTGACGATTGAGCTACCGAAGGACTGGTTGAACAATCAAGGGAGTTCCACTTCAAGTGTTGTGTcgcatttatataaaaacattggAATCTCTAGTCAAGCAGTGTCGTCTGCTTCCCACACCGATGTTCGAACTGCAGGCTCCTCAAATTCTCAGATTCTGCCAGAGAAAATTCAGGCTGATCCCACCAGAGCGAAACCCATCCGATCCCACCTGAATCCCAAGTGGGCATCTACTCCCAGCATAGTGTCCCCCCATAAACAAACTAGCAGACATAGCGATTCCACAGGGCATAGGTATTCCAAGAGAAAACTTTATAACCGGGGCCCACTGAGGGAGAATGGTCATAACGGAAGCTTCAGTGAGCACTCAGTGGACAAAACGGACAGTGAAATGAGTAGTTCCTTTGATCATGAGAGTGAGTGTTCATTCGTTTCAAATACGGACAGTAATTCCAGTCTGAAAGATGAACATGTTGAATATGTCAAGCTGCTGAGGCTTGTAAACAAACCAATGTCTTTCAAGGTGAGAATtgtgaaattgaattttattatcCTCAATGCAACTGGTCAGCTACTTCTTTGTGTGAATTACCGTTAGTATGTTACAACAcattggaaaaaaaacaattcctGCCCAGAGGGGATTCTCCACAAGTCTATTCAATGAAATGTAtcacattctaaaaaaaaaaaaatagaaaatttaaaattgtttgtgaGTGAGAATACTTTGATAACCTTGCACATACCTTAGACAAGTACTGGTGTTACAAATCTAATCTATCATGTTCCATTGATAACCTATGACTTATAGATATATGATACTTGGAAGTAAGGGCATGCTGAAATGTGAGTTAACATGCACAATCATTTCCTCATCGTTGCAAACCACGACCGATATGTATGATCTTCTCCAATCTAATGCCCAGGGTGGGTGAGGGCTATGTGGACTCTGGGCAGTGGTTCGTGATGATGTCCTTTTCTTTGACCcatactaaaataaaaaatatgtatttataaaagtaaataCCCTGGTATCTTACGAGTCTTGAGATTTTAAAGGAATAAAGGGAACGGGGGTGGAAGATAGAATGGGGAAAGAATATCAATTCATTAATGTGCACACACAAGGAAAATTCACTTTCTTTTAATGAGTTTCAGCTGTGACTTTAACTTAATGTTGATACATCAACTCTTGAACCTAACCAAAAACACACTTGATTTCTTTGTGTTCAAGATTTTAGACCACTGGCAttgcatttaaattttcagatagCGGTACACTCTGTAGTTGTAAATTGATTCTACACTCAGTTAtgtgaaatattattaaaaccTTTAATGTGTGCCTGACCTGTGTTCATCCTCTCTTCCAGGTCACAGGATACACTCCTAGCAAATACAGACCGAACCTTAAATCCTTACCTCATATGGACAGGCAACAGGTGAGAACGGGTAACAATGGACATCATCCATTGTCCTCAGGTGCACATCACCATAGTCTGTAGTGGTTCTACACAGAATCACTTTGTTTGGttgttatgattaatttttattgCATATCTATAAAGTATAGGTTTGTATAGATCTTTGAATTCATGGACACATATTGTAATCCCAAATTTCCTATTCTGAGACTCTGTCCTCTGATTCTAATGcacatttttgaataaatggGAGAGTGCACATCATATTGAAAAACTGAGTGCAGTTTCAGAATAGCTAGAATAATACAGATTCTGAATCCCAGATAGTATCCCCATTTAGAATTTGCTGACTCTGCAGTCAGCAATGAAACTGTGTTGTtttaattacagtaaaatgtgCTATAAGTGTATTGTAGGAAATATGgagcacaaaaaaaaatacaactgtAATTGAATATAATAGCAATTCAAGAGTTTTAAATGGTTGTTACCTTCTCATGGAGTGAGGGCAATGTctaatgtgtttttaaaacatgtatttgaattttggTATTTCAGTATTTAGAAGAAGAATCCAAGTTGCTGCAGTACGCTCTACAAAAGTACAAACGAGAACTTCAAGCCATGGAGACAACCTTCCAGGTCAACAGTGAGCTGGCCGACAAAGAGTTAACAGAGGAGGAGAGGTCAGTAGTAACCATGGTAATCATACACAAAAGACACACAAAAGACAGGGAATTCTGAGGTTATATTGTGgggtttgttgttgttgagaaaattgattttaaatcaaggactttttgaaaatttatgctgttatagcaataaaaaatgggAATTTGCTTTACAAACTTCAGATAAAAGTTGAATCAtctatgaaatttttttatgtatgtaagaCAATTACTGAACAACCTGTGGAATATTCTCACATCTTTTGCTTGacatttctgtttaaaaaacttttctTGTAATTGGGAGTTTCATTTGATAATGCATATTGGTTACCATTCTTTAATATCCTTCAATTATGCATGTATAAATCTATCGCACAGGGAGGAATTGGAGGAGTTTCAGTCCCTTTGGAAGGAGGTCCGGCGCGAGATAAACGAGATGGAACAGCTGATTGCCAATCGTCTCGGGGGACTGGTGATGGGCAACGACAACTTTAACCCCCTACTGGCCCTGGAAATCATCCACAAGGTAAACAAAGTCTCTAGTCACATTGTTTAATGGCCAGTTTATAATATGCTTATATATGTAACATGGGAGACAATTTTATCATCTCTTACcaccccccccttaaaaaaatttatacatacatgaCTAATTGTGGTTTCCTTGAGAAGTAGCTGGTACATTGATATACTTGTATGTGTTTATGGGTTTATTGGATGCATTTTGGCAATATGCTCTGTGAATAGAAACAGTGTAATAGCTATGGACAAGGAAGATGATAAATACAACATAGTTTTGAGCTACTTTAAAACAGCTGATCAAAACACATTatgtaataataattttgtacggatcagcaaattttttaaattgatttttgaagTCCTTCTGAAACAACTCCTGCTGGAAAATTAAActttgcataattttttttttcaaataaaaaatccagttaaaaagtttatttcatGGAGTAGGATTGACAAATCtgagttttgttttgtttccataGATGACAGAGTTGATCAAGGAACAGTTCTTCCAGCACCAGATGTCCCAGAACAAGGACGACGAGATCGCGGCCATGGAAACGACCTCTGGGCACTGGCCCTCCGAGGGGTCAATATCCGGGCTCCAGTCGCTGTATGGGGACGAGTCTATTCAGGAGAGCCTCTCAGACGTAAGTGTTTGTGGCCGGCTTTGTGCTTTTGATTCAGTACATGCACATTTCTGTATTCATGGAAggagatgtttttatttttgagtgATTGAAAAACAATCATTCAAAGAATAATTGAACTTCTTTTTCAGTTAGATATTaaacatttgtaatttttattcagctaaatgatatttttagggagaaatttttttttttgttcatgaaaGTTGTTTttgatacattgtatttaaattCACCAGGAGTAGATTTTATaagatcttttagatactttTCAATCACTGATCTGCAGAATGTCTTCaacaatgaaaattatgaaaaaaaacatggaaactgttaaaaatgtttatattttttctgcatcTTCTCAGATTACAAAATATGATGGTAAATGATTTTGTTCTTTACAATTTATTCAGtaatgtaatatatgtatatgcatcgtaaaagtaatttaatcttttatatacatgtatataccatgTATTTTCGATAGTGTTTAAAACGTATTAAGAATTACATAGAGGAAAACTTAGTCCTTCCAATATTTGTAGATAACATATTAATGGTGATCCCAATGAAATAACATGTTGATGAACAGGTACCACTTCACCAGTATAATATTTCATCTACAATTCCTTCAAATAAGTGTGTATTAATTAACATGaacagatatatttttgtaatcatATTCATAAACCCAATTTAAAATCTATGCGTTccctctttgaaaaaaaatcaaactgtaATCAGTTTATCAGTAATCAGTTTATCacattaattaatgtacatgtataagactgTACAACTAATATCATTACCATGACTTTGTGAGTTTTGTCTGCTGCTCACTGTCTGTCATTTTGTAATTTACATAACATTACACTGTATATAGTGAAATACTATCAGGATATGTCTGTATATGTGCACTTTTAGACTATATATCGATGTTGGCTGCGTCATATACTTCTGGACAATTACACAATGTTTTTGCCTTTGTGATCATCATTAAAGatctaaattttaatatatgtacatgtattatcaacaAAACTAGCAGGCAAAGATTTTACAGCTGGGACTTGCTGATTAACTGGATATAGTTTAATTTAATTCTACACTGTGAgaattatctctcttatcaaAGGGAATTTCTGCTTTAATCGCCAGATCTTTGAGTGAGTTGTTCTTATTTGCAGCTGAAGGAGTCAATTTTACAAGAAGTACGACAAGAATTACAGGAGAGCACCCAGTGGCTCCAAAAGGAGATGAGGGTAAGTTACAGATTGTTATTACATTATTACAATGTACTGGTAAGTTACATACAATAGTAACATTATTACACTATACAGGTATGTTACAGACTGTTTTTACAATATTACAGTGTGCAAGTAAGTTACAGGCTATTGTTACAATATTACATTTTACAGGATAGTGATGACTTCTTGATAGTTACATTATGGGCTTTTAGTCACAATCTTGCATCCAATAGTTATGATGCTACATCATCATATACCTGTTTTTCATAGATTAATTAGTTCTAAACttatcttttattttgtatGGGTATCATATGTACAATATTTAAAGCACCCATCACAGAAAATGAatctttaattgattttttttgtctgTGCTATTGTAACAGACAATCAAATAGATGACCTATTACTCAAACTTGCATATGATTGGAAATGGGTACTACATGTAATTGGGTACCATCTCTACACATGTAACTTTAAAATGTATTATGTATGAACTAAAATTCTTGAAATGTATGTTATTACCCAGTAATAAAAAACTTATACTTTTTTCAGAACAAAGAGAGAGAACTGAACAAACTAAGGATGGAGGTCATGTCCCAGAGCATAAAGAAAGGAAGCACCCGACAGAAGCATTACTATGAGACGGATGTCTAACCAAactgaaagtaaaagtagaagTAAAAGTGACTGCCAAGGGATTGATGAAACAAACATTATCTACAGACACCTAATGTGACAGGAAGTCAATAACAATTAACAAATTGATCTGATTTATGAATATGAAATGAATGTATTGATAGAGaagcaaaaatatttacaatttttgaaGTAGTACAGAGAAATTGatgaattaatgatgaaaagaTGGACAAGTGGTGCGTGTACAAGAAAGTTGCTGTTTGGTAGCCAGTATTCTGGTTACAATgttcaaatgaaatatgttgatttttaatttttttttttacaaataaaggcatcaggtacatgtatacttaaatatttttaaactacaataatatctttatctttttgaaagttaaaatgtgttttgcaatgattgttgaaattatttgatatgaagCTTTCAGTTTGCTTTCTTTTCTctttcagtacatgtactatgaaaattgattttgaacTTAATATATGTTTCATTTGACGTATAAAATATGTGATTGCTCTGattgataaaatgtaatgtgcatgttgataaaatattttttactgaaatgaaatataggattttattgattttattttagtattTACTTAATATTGGACGATATCTTTTATAGCTACTGTAGAAAGTCTTTCCATTGTTGTGTGACTGTTGGCATTTTTACATTCctggggtgttttttttatctataatatatttattttcatgacaAATGTTAAATGTTCTCTATATTTTTATAACCAATGTTCAACCAGCAATATTGATAAGTCAATGTGCATTTCCATGTAAACAACTTTGTTCTTTGATGCTAATTTAAAATGCCATTTTATATACAGTGCATTTGAACCAATATtttctgttcatatataaaatttcttcctttttttttaattggtccCATGCATgttcagaattacacatactgtaGTGGTTTATTGAACCGTAAACAATGACACTCTAAAGATGCTGAAATGTGAAAGCCAAAATCTGAATATGTGCAATTATTTGTTGATCTACATTGTAGgaagtcaatttttttaattttgtacacaaagaactatatatgataagagttaaatttggcccccataattcaccattttttaaagtgtttcggttacaataaaatgttatgttataatttagaagagttcatataaaatatatttttcacatatttgtttgatttatttgcactgacttgcagtatatgacgtcagaagtgatgctatttcaaaaattcaatcaaaatcagtcgaaattgatatttttctcatctttttacgaatgggaaatatagagcgcatgcttgaaccaggacaaattttttgtcacttattagtcttggctagatacatctctgattaaaatattttgttggttcaGCATGCGTTCTAtgtttcctgaaagaaaaacttcttgaaaacaagcttttttatgctaaaatgcaaaaatggcgggaaaaggctGTTTTTACAATgccgtatttctaaattgtgggcacttgaatcaaaatgaacattaagttaaagcatcacatatatatctgtacaaagaaaacaaagaattacagtaaaataatgatattgcttttagggggccattttaggcccataccaTATATTGTCCTTTGTcagttttaaatttgatgatCAATCAAATGATTTTATGTGCCTTACatcatgaaaattttaataatttcctTTTCTGGCATATGTATATTATATCTAATAACAAAATGGCCATGCACATGATTGTTCGGGTGGTAAAGGCGTTGTATTTAACTCTGGCAACAATTATTACCTTCAGgccttttaattatttaatatatatatgccTTGTTCATTAATTGTTCTCCTGATTTTCTTCCAGAACAGAGTGCCTCTTAAGATTTTACACTCATACAGACACTGTTCAAATAATATTGCTCAATGATATATATCTGTCTTTTTAATGGATTCAGTTGAATAGGTGATGACATTGCATTTTAAGGTCTTTTAAGAAGGCTCGATGGTTGcagccatttttttttactgttttgatttcttttaaaagaagagctctgtaggaaaatttttaaaaataaaataaatgttttttctttacttaataatagtttatagcttaattaacaaatcatatctttaGATTTTAGGTAGATGAACTGGTTAATTTCTtcaccatccagcctccttgaaaacaagtgaattttttttttcacattctaCATGCATGTGTTCTATacaatttgttatatatatagaccaatataaaattgtttcaaaCATGTTGTTCTAGAACATGTTTTTGTTACTTGTTAATCAAGAtggtttttaatgataattttctttttttaaaatgaaaataataaattgttgaGGTTTTTATACAGAAGATGTCGAGACAGTAGTGATTTACagtcaatttttgtacaggttccattgttttggtGCTATATACATAATGTAATTTCTTGTCAAGGGACTGGTTCATGATTATTAAAGTCTTTCTTTGAAGTATGGATGCATGTTGTATCAAAGCGAGAATATTAATTATAGGTCTTCCCTCTTCTGTTCAGTCAATTTTGTCTTCtctatgattttatttagaatgtgtagtttataatctgacatgtatatttcacattttccatTTTATAAACTACTGCAGTTTTATGCTTTTGTTCATTGTGTTAAagttaatacttatatttgctTAATACTGTCTTATCTAAATGATTATTTGTACGATTTCTCAactataaatttaattttatgtgCAGGCAACCATTTATATGATTATGGGCAAGTTATTTCTAAAACCTATATATATGTTCATTGTTTTGTTGTTATACAATTGTGATTACTCTGTTCATTCCAAGATTGTTTTCAGTAGTTTATTAGTAGAAAAACGACACCTTATGAAATACACCATTTCATTTGAACTGTTTGTTAATtacatcaataaaatatttatgtaataaactgatctttttttttcattttaaagccctaatcagaaataaaattatgcaaatgcacttaaaatattacaatatttttacagtttttataaaatattgatgcAAGCCATTAAAGAGAAAAATTCACAAAGCTGTTGAACACTGAGAGAAATCCTCAAGTTTGACAAAATCTGATGACATCTTACATATAAATCACACTTATATGGTGAAACATGCTCTATTATCTACACTctcaattattttgattttgggtCAGAAAAGTACTCAAAGTCTTCAgagtgcatatatatatatatatgtatgcattTCTTTACCCTTTACTCAgtcaaagggaaataactcagaCAATTGAACGGAACACCATTTCagtatttcatgatttattgcATGATGAAAACATTCATGATTGAAGGTATTTACATACTGATAggatttcacaaaatatcacatGACACTGCTTTCCTGTGCTTAATGTGTGTACATCCCCAACGGTGCagcaaatatatttgtaaatatattaaacaaaattgataattcaACAATGTGATCATAAGGATGCAGTTTAAATAACACATACTggatatttcagaaaatgacaagttttttaataatacaactTTTGATAAAATGTTAATCTAATGTTAATTTAGCACACTGGAGTAGCCCCcaaccaccccctcccccaccccatCCCACCATTCTTTCTTTCAAT from Crassostrea angulata isolate pt1a10 chromosome 7, ASM2561291v2, whole genome shotgun sequence includes:
- the LOC128192282 gene encoding protein ITPRID2-like isoform X1, whose product is MAAKNGEFLMVNELTEENRKGWCNDPRVLNLESLSTSSGEENLLKESEHRKSVSDSVKNKNPSHHQNVPYQGTPSKNHHEHVEWDDGSLGEWHKQLDCHGNQQCKSQCHSKLVSKWSEYFPPTPSRCIKVEERQKESTISPNCPQKNSFSQSAGHRDHNNTVESGTDLAELWDDKYDFELFKESPRKLIGDISVEHGNIIEDKVHVLYSGEEIEKSHQSSYASFARNKHRSLKDIFCRGKQFLKSKVSNYKNKLLNKDIISSGAELRAAAQEISETSTAAVVEDRRRYLMSAKENQCNEIHCDKPRINGFASTAEEINGHPEDQVKGHEVVGSSAKRRSRDLICDEEVISSQINPQEEREETPIARLEDDAAEEEQVEEEEEIPLGSEALSLKADRSTPSKQPVDKRLGWLLSDSANTSIGSDFSHNSDISLDMLLSERTRDPEEILTNLGFVGSEDTEADDLQRLPERFLEQQSSANGIDVKTIDLNRLLSLSEHEEMLERINTSKMNAEFAGQGHPQLGNVLASVMNGMKFLNAINQSQNPSRNSSFDSRQSDDSVLQNPKNREFLDKQGFYKRHDKKTTKNENTASPSQSRINRSQSLDASERRKKFHQMRSRNFSTQILESDESNLSEEKSPCRDSRDSSLFRSVTSMEYSDSFESTEGREDSMDKRLEMGRLAVQNNDDWDMVRPAVSLGDISTTLKSPKKDELIDKQVSRQVSDEIKPTQVMNSESVPTTGFRSAAYSAGLQKLQEMRKSLVQKSMASHDLDDDYEVTSPPLSKQSSLESTLTAKEFRTKTSSSCTLKAESLDAHDDQVDSVFPAEEGEKSALSKALGPRSHVSFSDLKIPELMLNAGSFPISDKETLGGMGRMESIQSDSSGFAEGDTITDHQARDAEDRVSSLGSSAESDQTSRSNVTVIDSHNQQSSQRKTSISKDKTKTKVEKVDIAVETEPIHQSVDSGIEPMAPSITYHLHQREDTALSAEEGGNEKSVVLTIELPKDWLNNQGSSTSSVVSHLYKNIGISSQAVSSASHTDVRTAGSSNSQILPEKIQADPTRAKPIRSHLNPKWASTPSIVSPHKQTSRHSDSTGHRYSKRKLYNRGPLRENGHNGSFSEHSVDKTDSEMSSSFDHESECSFVSNTDSNSSLKDEHVEYVKLLRLVNKPMSFKVTGYTPSKYRPNLKSLPHMDRQQYLEEESKLLQYALQKYKRELQAMETTFQVNSELADKELTEEEREELEEFQSLWKEVRREINEMEQLIANRLGGLVMGNDNFNPLLALEIIHKMTELIKEQFFQHQMSQNKDDEIAAMETTSGHWPSEGSISGLQSLYGDESIQESLSDLKESILQEVRQELQESTQWLQKEMRNKERELNKLRMEVMSQSIKKGSTRQKHYYETDV
- the LOC128192282 gene encoding protein ITPRID2-like isoform X2, with the translated sequence MNFSNTRLHEKFISDLDVYTTVQFLLYKTLGDLYISLTSENSNALSLKADRSTPSKQPVDKRLGWLLSDSANTSIGSDFSHNSDISLDMLLSERTRDPEEILTNLGFVGSEDTEADDLQRLPERFLEQQSSANGIDVKTIDLNRLLSLSEHEEMLERINTSKMNAEFAGQGHPQLGNVLASVMNGMKFLNAINQSQNPSRNSSFDSRQSDDSVLQNPKNREFLDKQGFYKRHDKKTTKNENTASPSQSRINRSQSLDASERRKKFHQMRSRNFSTQILESDESNLSEEKSPCRDSRDSSLFRSVTSMEYSDSFESTEGREDSMDKRLEMGRLAVQNNDDWDMVRPAVSLGDISTTLKSPKKDELIDKQVSRQVSDEIKPTQVMNSESVPTTGFRSAAYSAGLQKLQEMRKSLVQKSMASHDLDDDYEVTSPPLSKQSSLESTLTAKEFRTKTSSSCTLKAESLDAHDDQVDSVFPAEEGEKSALSKALGPRSHVSFSDLKIPELMLNAGSFPISDKETLGGMGRMESIQSDSSGFAEGDTITDHQARDAEDRVSSLGSSAESDQTSRSNVTVIDSHNQQSSQRKTSISKDKTKTKVEKVDIAVETEPIHQSVDSGIEPMAPSITYHLHQREDTALSAEEGGNEKSVVLTIELPKDWLNNQGSSTSSVVSHLYKNIGISSQAVSSASHTDVRTAGSSNSQILPEKIQADPTRAKPIRSHLNPKWASTPSIVSPHKQTSRHSDSTGHRYSKRKLYNRGPLRENGHNGSFSEHSVDKTDSEMSSSFDHESECSFVSNTDSNSSLKDEHVEYVKLLRLVNKPMSFKVTGYTPSKYRPNLKSLPHMDRQQYLEEESKLLQYALQKYKRELQAMETTFQVNSELADKELTEEEREELEEFQSLWKEVRREINEMEQLIANRLGGLVMGNDNFNPLLALEIIHKMTELIKEQFFQHQMSQNKDDEIAAMETTSGHWPSEGSISGLQSLYGDESIQESLSDLKESILQEVRQELQESTQWLQKEMRNKERELNKLRMEVMSQSIKKGSTRQKHYYETDV